The Pseudomonadota bacterium region CTCCTAAACGTAGATCGGAATTGTCCATCCAAATTAAACAAGAAGCCTTAGCATGGTCGATCTCTTTTTCTACAGTTGAGGAGATCGATATGCTGAATATCCTGCACGCCACACTTTTAGCTATGACACGAGCGGTGGAAAGTTTGAGCATTCGCCCTGAACTCGTACTGATTGACGGCAATAGATCTCCCACGGTATATGGCGTAGCGACGCAAACGATTATAAAGGGTGATCAAACGGAACCTTGTATCTCTGCGGCTTCAATTATCGCTAAAGTCGCGCGGGACGAGCGTTTGATGGTGTTAGATCAAATGTATCCTCAATGGGGTTTCCGTACGCATAAAGGATACGGAACTAGATCTCATATTGAGGCGATTAGGACTTTTGGAGTAACACCGTTTCACAGGAAAAGTTTTGAGCCCATTAAGTCTATGGGTCTGAAGTGAGCGCTTGTGTCAAAACGCCTGTCGTTTGAGTTTGGCTTTTTGCATGATGACGGTGGCCAACTCCTCTATAGATCTCGAGGTGGTGTCTAAAAA contains the following coding sequences:
- the rnhB gene encoding ribonuclease HII, whose amino-acid sequence is MSDNQIISGVDEAGRGPLAGEVYAAAVILNPDWPILGLEDSKKLSPKRRSELSIQIKQEALAWSISFSTVEEIDMLNILHATLLAMTRAVESLSIRPELVLIDGNRSPTVYGVATQTIIKGDQTEPCISAASIIAKVARDERLMVLDQMYPQWGFRTHKGYGTRSHIEAIRTFGVTPFHRKSFEPIKSMGLK